The following are encoded together in the Panicum virgatum strain AP13 chromosome 6K, P.virgatum_v5, whole genome shotgun sequence genome:
- the LOC120711173 gene encoding cysteine-rich receptor-like protein kinase 28 — protein MDGKASTAQNYLERMLFDERVKPIKLPLSLLEAITKNFSDDHEIGRGGFAKVYKGRTRNGMIAVKKLYKTLDMHEQKFIQEVQCLIKVRHKNIVRFLGYCADTQGEMTDYEGKSVLAEVRNRLLCFEFLPNGSLYEHITDASCGLEWRMRYQLIKGICEGLHYLHENHIVHLDLKPGNILLDNNMVPKIADFGLSRCFDENQSRDITSKLIGTPGYVAPEFYNGQITFNLDMYSLGVIVMEILTGQKGYSTVDKVLESWRNRLEIAQQETSLHQVRLCVEIGITCMDANPENRRDTKYIMDKLKELESSYEFSEDAFSFNGLEKDSHRKDGAAANKEPTTVNGTNKNGIHYYISPTRPHVVSTHEILGAHERQSQQADNRSNKQYEDPILTKQSESTMKSVIGGRLRHMLCKSMVGWSQSHGVVALGVRTEGEAKQMIRDTPNGVQGELVAAGWRTWLTAAAEEVVQGCQSPGANMFLGWQPQGAKLR, from the exons ATGGATGGTAAAGCCAGTACTGCACAAAATTACCTGGAACGCATGCTATTTGATGAAAGAGTAAAGCCAATAAAACTGCCATTATCTCTACTGGAAGCCATCACAAAGAATTTCTCTGATGACCACGAGATAGGCAGAGGTGGGTTTGCAAAGGTTTACAAG GGAAGGACAAGAAATGGTATGATTGCTGTGAAGAAGTTGTATAAAACACTTGATATGCATGAGCAGAAATTCATCCAAGAGGTGCAATGTCTCATAAAGGTGCGGCATAAGAACATAGTGCGATTTCTGGGATATTGTGCTGACACACAAGGAGAAATGACAGACTATGAGGGGAAGTCTGTCTTGGCAGAAGTACGAAACAGGTTGCTCTGCTTTGAGTTTCTACCTAATGGGAGTCTCTATGAGCATATCACTG ATGCATCTTGTGGACTCGAATGGAGAATGCGCTACCAATTGATCAAGGGAATATGCGAAGGTTTACACTATCTTCATGAGAATCATATTGTCCACTTAGATCTCAAGCCTGGCAATATATTGCTAGATAATAACATGGTGCCAAAAATTGCTGATTTTGGTCTCTCAAGGTGCTTTGATGAAAACCAAAGCAGGGATATTACTTCAAAACTGATCGGAACACC GGGATATGTGGCACCGGAATTCTACAATGGGCAGATCACATTCAACCTAGACATGTATAGTCTTGGTGTTATAGTTATGGAAATTTTGACAGGACAGAAGGGGTATTCCACGGTCGATAAA GTACTTGAGAGTTGGAGGAATAGGTTGGAGATAGCACAGCAAGAAACATCTCTACATCAAGTACGATTATGTGTTGAGATAGGAATAACGTGCATGGACGCTAACCCAGAGAATAGACGTGACACGAAGTATATAATGGATAAGCTAAAGGAACTGGAAAGCAGTTACGAATTCAGTGAAG ATGCCTTTTCATTCAATGGCTTGGAGAAGGACTCCCATCGGAAGGATGGTGCGGCGGCAAACAAAGAGCCTACGACG GTGAATGGCACAAACAAGAACGGAATCCACTACTACATATCACCAACGCGGCCTCATGTAGTGAGCACCCACGAGATTCTTGGAGCGCATGAGAGACAAAGCCAACAAGCGGACAACAGATCAAACAAGCAGTATGAAGACCCCATCTTGACAAAGCAAAGTGAAAGCACAATG AAATCTGTGATTGGAGGCAGGCTCCGGCACATGCTGTGCAAGTCAATGGTGGGGTGGAGCCAGAGCCATGGAGTGGTTGCTTTAGGAGTTAGGACAGAGGGGGAGGCCAAACAAATGATAAGGGATACGCCCAATGGAGTCCAAGGGGAGCTTGTGGCGGCAGGGTGGCGGACATggctcacggcggcggcggaagaggtGGTTCAGGGGTGCCAATCGCCAGGGGCGAACATGTTTCTTGGGTGGCAGCCTCAAGGGGCGAAGCTACGTTGA